A part of Phoenix dactylifera cultivar Barhee BC4 chromosome 2, palm_55x_up_171113_PBpolish2nd_filt_p, whole genome shotgun sequence genomic DNA contains:
- the LOC103695709 gene encoding uncharacterized protein LOC103695709, translating to MGKAGRDWMQIYAIYGTDEGQTVAFLSFHAAIFAAVSLLLLLYFVPILDFFHSLLPGVPLPAIRFAAGFTGSVAALSALCLLFAAGNVLYSSVALRWEMAQRMVAAVPDWVAVRTALDVGCGRGMLLNAVAKQMKKEGSGGRVVGLDRRRETAVAALRRAWAEGVQEYVTCREGDARRLPFPDAYFDVVVSAVHLSGLGRMAAGGGGSAAAAAAERGRGLGEVVRVLKPGGVGVVWDLVCVPELAQRLREMRMEEVRVSDRVTAYMVSSHIVSFRKPTVASVEAQQPLDWRATIV from the coding sequence ATGGGGAAGGCCGGGAGGGATTGGATGCAGATCTACGCGATTTACGGCACCGACGAGGGGCAGACGGTGGCGTTTCTCTCCTTCCACGCCGCCATCTTCGCCGCCGTCTCCCTCCTCCTACTCCTCTACTTCGTCCCAATCTTGGATTTCTTCCATTCCCTCCTCCCCGGCGTTCCCCTTCCGGCGATCCGCTTCGCTGCCGGTTTCACCGGCTCCGTGGCGGCCCTGTCGGCTCTGTGCCTGCTGTTCGCCGCCGGCAACGTGCTGTACTCCTCGGTGGCGCTGCGGTGGGAGATGGCGCAGCGGATGGTGGCGGCGGTGCCGGACTGGGTGGCGGTGCGGACGGCGCTGGACGTGGGGTGCGGGCGGGGGATGCTGCTGAACGCGGTGGCGAAGCAGATGAAGAAGGAGGGGTCCGGGGGCAGGGTGGTGGGGCTGGACCGCCGGCGGGAGACGGCGGTGGCGGCGCTCCGGCGGGCGTGGGCGGAGGGGGTGCAGGAGTACGTGACGTGCCGGGAGGGGGACGCCCGGCGGCTGCCCTTCCCGGACGCCTACTTCGACGTCGTCGTCTCGGCGGTGCACCTCAGCGGGCTCGGCCGGATGGCAGCCGGCGGCGGCGGGTCGGCGGCGGCAGCGGCAgcggagagggggagggggctGGGGGAGGTGGTGAGGGTGTTAAAGCCCGGAGGGGTGGGGGTGGTGTGGGATTTGGTGTGCGTGCCGGAGCTCGCGCAGAGGCTGAGGGAGATGAGAATGGAGGAGGTCAGGGTCTCGGATCGGGTCACCGCCTACATGGTTAGCAGCCATATCGTATCGTTTCGGAAGCCCACCGTCGCCTCCGTGGAGGCCCAGCAGCCGCTCGATTGGAGGGCCACCATCGTTTGA